Proteins from a single region of Sebastes umbrosus isolate fSebUmb1 chromosome 8, fSebUmb1.pri, whole genome shotgun sequence:
- the slc20a1a gene encoding sodium-dependent phosphate transporter 1-A, which translates to MDTTTLATLAAATTVALATQTTMTGYLWLLVIGFIIAFILAFSVGANDVANSFGTAVGSGVVTLRQACILASIFETVGSVLLGAKVSETIRKGIIDVEMYNGSEHVLMAGSISAMFGSAVWQLAASFLKLPISGTHCIVGATIGFSMVARGHQGVKWMELLRIVASWFLSPLLSGIMSGILFYFVRRFILNKADPVPNGLRALPIFYAITVGVNLFSIMFTGAPMLGFDRVPWWGTLCIALGCAFVTALAVWFVVCPYLKKKIKRETADAPCETPLMEKNPSKPAPAEQPSTPREPQTPPVDSQKVAFKLGGSEEADLDNNDMETKDLDISNGLNGNFGPMMITDPHSGRSHTIHKDSGLYKDLLHKLHVAKVGDCIGDSDTEERPIRRNNSYTSYTMAIYGIQGDPKYKDLDGGLQGRPRVGSSSSYTSTETNGSTVQEETATQTEAGKDDALEEDELEVDQPAVSLLFQFLQILTACFGSFAHGGNDVSNAIGPLVALWLLYESGSVVSNQPTPIWLLLYGGVGICAGLWVWGRRVMQTMGRDLTPITPSSGFSIELASALTVVVASNIGLPVSTTHCKVGSVVAVGWLRSRKSVDWRLFRNIFIAWFVTVPICGLISAAIMALFIYVIL; encoded by the exons CTTGTGGCTGTTGGTGATAGGCTTCATCATTGCCTTCATCCTGGCTTTCTCTGTGGGGGCCAACGATGTGGCCAACTCCTTCGGTACGGCGGTGGGCTCCGGAGTGGTCACCTTGCGTCAGGCCTGCATCCTGGCCTCCATCTTTGAGACGGTGGGCTCCGTGCTGCTGGGGGCCAAAGTCAGCGAGACCATCCGAAAAGGCATCATTGACGTCGAGATGTACAACGGCTCTGAACACGTCCTGATGGCAGGATCGATCAGTGCGATGTTTG GCTCTGCTGTGTGGCAGCTGGCTGCGTCATTCCTGAAGCTCCCCATTTCTGGAACCCACTGTATTGTTGGAGCCACAATTGGCTTCTCCATGGTAGCCAGAGGTCACCAAGGGGTCAAATGGATGGAGCTACTGCGCATTG TGGCATCCTGGTTCCTGTCTCCTTTGCTGTCGGGCATCATGTCAGGGATTCTCTTCTATTTTGTTCGCAGATTCATTCTGAACAAG GCTGACCCCGTACCCAACGGTCTCAGAGCTCTTCCCATCTTCTACGCCATCACTGTGGGCGTCAACCTCTTCTCCATCATGTTCACAGGAGCACCAA TGTTGGGTTTTGACAGGGTGCCGTGGTGGGGTACACTGTGCATTGCGCTGGGCTGTGCCTTCGTCACAGCTTTGGCCGTTTGGTTCGTTGTCTGTCCGTACCTCAAGAAGAAAATCAAAC GAGAAACAGCGGATGCTCCCTGTGAAACTCCACTAATGGAGAAGAACCCCAGCAAACCTGCGCCAGCAGAGCAGCCCTCAACTCCTCGTGAACCCCAGACTCCTCCAGTAGACAGTCAGAAGGTGGCTTTCAAACTTGGAGGCTCAGAGGAAGCAGATTTGGACAACAATGACATGGAAAccaaagacttggatatcagtAATG GTCTGAATGGCAATTTTGGCCCCATGATGATCACTGATCCTCACAGTGGACGCTCCCACACGATCCACAAAGATTCTGGCCTGTACAAAGACCTGCTACACAAGCTTCACGTGGCTAAAGTTGGCGACTGCATTGGCGACAGTGATACAGAGGAGCGGCCCATTAGGAGGAACAACAGCTACACCTCCTACACCATGGCGATTTATGGCATTCAAGGAGATCCTAAATACAAGGACCTGGATGGAGGGCTGCAGGGAAGGCCGAGGGTGGGCAGTAGCAGCAGCTACACCTCAACAGAGACCAATGGGAGTACAGTCCAGGAAGAGACCGCGACTCAAACTGAAGCTGGCAAGGACGACGCTCTGGAAGAAGATGAACTGGAGGTCGACCAACCGGCCGTCTCCTTGCTTTTCCAGTTCCTGCAGATACTCACAGCATGTTTCGGCTCCTTTGCTCACGGAGGGAACGACGTCAG CAATGCGATTGGTCCACTGGTGGCACTCTGGCTTCTGTATGAGAGCGGCTCCGTGGTGTCCAACCAACCGACGCCCATTTGGTTGCTTCTTTACGGCGGAGTGGGCATCTGCGCTGGACTCTGGGTATGGGGACGAAGAGTGATGCAGACCATGGGCAGAGACCTTACACCCATTACACCCTCCAG TGGGTTCAGCATTGAGCTAGCTTCAGCACTCACAGTTGTTGTGGCATCCAATATTGGTCTTCCTGTCAGCACAACCCACTGCAAG GTGGGATCCGTGGTGGCCGTGGGATGGCTGCGCTCCAGGAAATCCGTTGACTGGCGCCTGTTCAGGAACATCTTCATCGCCTGGTTCGTCACGGTTCCCATCTGtggtttgatcagcgctgccatCATGGCTCTCTTCATATATGTCATCCTGTGA